In one Sphingobacterium daejeonense genomic region, the following are encoded:
- a CDS encoding ZIP family metal transporter, translated as MSSFLIVSILFLSALLSGIAVFFVKRDNTQLLKLVLSFSGAYLFAITVLHLIPEVYHSNQTPGEIIGLYILGGFLFQLILEHFSQGIEHGHIHHNKDGHHHQAFPIAILISLCLHAFLEGFPLASGHRNELVFGIAIHHIPAAFALGSLLIGTRLKKQTIVLFIAVFAAMTPLGFLTSKGISAGEIGNVAQYFDKIMAVVIGIFLHISTTILFESGSADHHTFNKKKMLAVLLGVLVSMANFLFEGHDHSHHHHGPSEQN; from the coding sequence ATGAGTAGTTTCTTGATCGTATCGATTTTATTTTTATCTGCATTACTGAGTGGTATAGCAGTGTTTTTTGTAAAACGTGACAACACTCAATTGTTAAAATTAGTATTGTCATTCAGTGGTGCATATTTGTTTGCAATCACTGTATTGCATCTTATACCTGAAGTATACCACAGTAACCAAACTCCAGGTGAAATCATTGGTTTATACATTCTCGGCGGATTTTTGTTCCAATTGATTTTAGAACACTTCTCACAAGGAATTGAACATGGCCATATTCATCATAACAAAGATGGACATCATCATCAAGCATTCCCTATTGCAATTTTAATCAGCTTATGTTTGCATGCATTTTTAGAAGGATTCCCTTTAGCATCCGGACATCGAAATGAATTGGTGTTTGGAATTGCAATCCACCATATTCCTGCTGCCTTTGCATTGGGGAGTTTGTTGATAGGTACAAGACTGAAAAAACAAACTATCGTGTTATTTATTGCTGTTTTTGCGGCTATGACTCCACTTGGCTTCTTGACAAGTAAGGGAATCAGCGCAGGAGAAATCGGAAATGTAGCACAATATTTTGATAAAATAATGGCAGTGGTAATCGGTATCTTCTTACATATTTCTACAACGATATTATTCGAGTCTGGCTCGGCAGATCACCATACTTTCAACAAAAAGAAAATGTTGGCCGTACTATTGGGAGTACTGGTATCAATGGCAAACTTTCTATTTGAAGGTCATGATCATTCGCACCATCATCATGGACCTTCAGAACAAAACTGA
- the rpmA gene encoding 50S ribosomal protein L27, with protein MAHKKGAGSSKNGRESHSKRLGIKIFGGQQAIAGNIIVRQRGTQHNPDANVGIGKDHTLYALIDGTVVFRKKANNKSYVSVLPVEENN; from the coding sequence ATGGCACATAAAAAAGGTGCGGGTAGTTCCAAGAACGGCCGTGAGTCACATAGTAAGAGATTAGGTATCAAAATTTTCGGTGGTCAACAAGCTATCGCTGGTAACATCATCGTACGTCAACGTGGTACTCAGCATAACCCTGATGCTAACGTTGGTATCGGTAAAGACCATACCTTATATGCTTTAATCGACGGTACAGTAGTATTCCGTAAAAAAGCTAACAACAAATCTTACGTTTCAGTTCTTCCAGTAGAAGAAAACAACTAA
- the rplU gene encoding 50S ribosomal protein L21, translating to MYAIVNIAGQQFKVAKDQYLFVHRLQGDEGASIEFDNVLLAEDGGKFTVGTPSISGAKVSATILSHLKGEKVIVFKKKRRKGYKKKNGHRQHFTKIQITGISL from the coding sequence ATGTACGCAATAGTAAATATAGCAGGACAGCAATTTAAGGTTGCAAAAGACCAATATCTTTTTGTACACCGTTTACAAGGAGACGAAGGCGCTAGTATTGAATTTGACAATGTATTGTTAGCAGAAGACGGTGGTAAGTTTACTGTAGGTACACCAAGTATCTCAGGTGCTAAAGTTTCAGCTACTATTTTGTCACATTTGAAAGGTGAAAAAGTTATCGTTTTCAAGAAGAAACGTCGTAAAGGCTACAAGAAGAAAAACGGTCACCGTCAACACTTCACTAAAATCCAGATTACTGGTATCAGTTTATAA
- a CDS encoding RNA polymerase sigma factor, with protein MNINEKDFLSAVENHKGILYKLSKIYMDDPLDREDLFQEMLLQLWRSYGSFKAQSKFSTWMYRVALNTALVYIKKEKKSPKSDSLIEDIDVIDKSDHHEKEEQLTYFYQAVKQLNEIEKALIFFFLEGFSHREIAGQLGISEVKCSCQAE; from the coding sequence TTGAACATAAACGAAAAAGATTTCTTATCAGCAGTAGAAAATCACAAAGGTATCCTGTATAAATTGTCAAAAATTTATATGGATGATCCTCTTGATAGGGAAGACCTATTTCAAGAGATGCTATTGCAGTTATGGAGATCGTATGGAAGTTTTAAGGCACAGAGTAAGTTTTCTACTTGGATGTACCGTGTGGCGTTGAATACAGCGTTGGTTTATATCAAGAAAGAAAAGAAATCCCCGAAATCTGACAGCCTGATTGAAGATATCGATGTAATCGACAAATCTGATCATCACGAAAAAGAAGAACAACTGACGTATTTCTACCAAGCGGTTAAGCAATTGAACGAGATTGAAAAGGCTTTAATCTTTTTCTTTCTAGAGGGCTTTTCTCATCGAGAAATTGCTGGTCAGTTGGGTATTTCAGAAGTAAAATGCTCGTGTCAAGCTGAATAG
- a CDS encoding amino acid permease → MQENNEKELKRGLSNRHIQLIALGGAIGTGLFLGVGQAAILAGPSVILGYAIAGLVAFFIMRQLGEMVVEEPISGSFSSFANNYWGPFAGYASGWNYWLLYILVSMAELTAIGKYVQFWWPEIPLWASSLFFFMVINVINLASVKVYGETEFWFSIIKVVAIIAMIIFGTYLLLSGNGGERATVENLYNDGGFFPHGWLSGNADIGYSGLLAALVIIMFSFGGLELVGITAAEAENPEKNIPKATNQVLWRILVFYVGALFILFSLMPWRTITAETSPFVEVFATLKGFQFELFGKTFYFTTIIANALNVIVLTAALSVYNSCVYSNSRMLYGLAEQGNAPKFLKKLNKNHSPINAILVSAAIVAVTVVINKVIPKEALGILMSLVVSALIINWIMITLTHMFFRKKKDAQGIKTKFPTILYPLSNYFSLLFLFGVLMMMWFTGLKISVELIPAWLLILYICYVLVKKNKAKQARNLEN, encoded by the coding sequence GTGCAAGAAAACAACGAAAAAGAACTTAAAAGAGGCCTTAGCAATAGACATATACAGTTGATTGCATTAGGCGGAGCCATCGGTACAGGTCTGTTTTTAGGAGTCGGACAAGCAGCTATCTTAGCAGGTCCATCTGTTATATTAGGATATGCAATCGCTGGCTTGGTCGCTTTCTTTATAATGCGACAATTGGGTGAAATGGTCGTCGAAGAGCCCATTTCCGGAAGCTTCAGCTCTTTCGCCAATAATTATTGGGGACCCTTCGCAGGCTATGCATCAGGATGGAATTATTGGTTGCTGTACATATTGGTGAGTATGGCAGAATTAACCGCAATAGGAAAATATGTCCAATTTTGGTGGCCTGAAATACCTTTATGGGCGTCCTCATTGTTTTTCTTTATGGTAATCAATGTTATTAACCTAGCATCTGTAAAAGTGTATGGAGAAACAGAATTCTGGTTCTCAATTATCAAGGTCGTCGCAATCATTGCGATGATCATATTCGGAACATATCTCCTACTGTCTGGAAATGGAGGTGAGCGGGCAACAGTCGAAAACCTATATAATGACGGTGGATTCTTCCCACATGGTTGGCTCAGTGGAAATGCAGATATCGGATACTCAGGATTACTCGCCGCACTCGTCATAATCATGTTCTCATTTGGAGGTCTGGAATTGGTCGGAATAACGGCCGCAGAAGCCGAGAACCCAGAAAAGAATATCCCAAAAGCAACAAACCAAGTACTGTGGAGAATCTTGGTTTTTTATGTTGGCGCCCTATTTATCCTATTTTCATTAATGCCTTGGAGAACAATTACTGCGGAAACAAGTCCATTTGTGGAAGTCTTCGCAACCCTGAAAGGTTTCCAGTTTGAACTCTTCGGAAAAACATTCTATTTTACAACAATCATAGCTAATGCCTTAAATGTAATTGTACTTACCGCAGCTCTATCAGTGTATAACAGTTGTGTATATAGTAATTCAAGGATGTTATATGGATTGGCTGAACAAGGGAATGCCCCAAAATTCCTTAAAAAACTGAATAAAAACCACTCTCCAATTAACGCTATTTTAGTGTCTGCAGCAATTGTGGCAGTCACAGTGGTGATAAATAAGGTAATTCCAAAAGAAGCTTTGGGAATCTTGATGTCCCTGGTTGTTTCTGCCCTGATCATAAACTGGATCATGATCACATTGACGCACATGTTCTTCAGAAAGAAAAAAGATGCTCAAGGAATCAAAACAAAATTTCCAACCATTCTATATCCTCTGAGCAATTACTTTAGCCTGTTGTTTTTGTTTGGCGTACTGATGATGATGTGGTTTACAGGACTCAAAATTTCCGTAGAATTGATACCAGCATGGTTACTCATTCTGTATATCTGTTACGTCTTGGTGAAAAAGAACAAAGCTAAACAAGCCAGAAATCTCGAAAATTAA
- a CDS encoding phosphatase PAP2 family protein has translation MLDKIIQFDQDLFLLINQGLSNIVFDWLLPILRNPYTWSPLYLFLIIFFIKHYGKTGVLIVACTLATFGISDSMSSHLIKKSVKRVRPCNDVVFKNEVNLRARCGSGFSFTSSHATNHFAMAFFWIVLFRRKWKHTLWLCILWAASISFSQIYVGVHYPLDILCGAILGTLIGLGTGYLFKRFYPKFFEPQNQPTTSPA, from the coding sequence ATGTTAGATAAAATAATTCAATTCGATCAAGATTTATTTCTATTAATCAATCAAGGACTCAGCAATATAGTTTTTGATTGGTTACTCCCTATTTTACGTAACCCTTACACATGGTCACCTCTTTACTTATTTTTGATCATTTTCTTTATCAAGCACTATGGCAAAACTGGGGTTCTTATTGTAGCCTGCACCTTGGCGACTTTTGGAATTTCAGACTCCATGTCTTCACACTTGATCAAAAAATCAGTAAAGCGTGTTAGACCATGCAATGATGTCGTGTTCAAAAACGAAGTTAATTTGCGCGCTCGCTGTGGATCTGGGTTCAGCTTTACTTCTTCCCATGCTACAAACCATTTCGCGATGGCATTTTTCTGGATTGTATTGTTCCGTCGCAAATGGAAACATACCTTATGGCTATGTATTCTATGGGCGGCTTCCATATCCTTTTCTCAAATCTATGTAGGGGTCCATTATCCGCTCGACATTCTCTGCGGCGCAATACTGGGAACTCTAATCGGATTGGGAACTGGCTATTTATTTAAAAGGTTTTATCCTAAATTTTTCGAACCCCAAAACCAACCAACAACATCACCTGCATGA
- a CDS encoding nucleoside recognition domain-containing protein, translating to MRPFGLNGKSVIPLMSGAACAIPAVMAARNIENPKERLLTMLVTPFMTCSARLPIYIVIIGLIIPNDSFLGFNLQGITLFIMYILGIVGALASAWILNKVIKSIRSSFLIFELPTYKMPDWKNVMTNVWDKASGFLWEAGKIILMISIVLWVFGNFGPNRKFYDAEEIVQQANPNLSGDELEMEIGSYKLEHSFLGYIGMGIEPLVRPLGYDWKMGIGLISSFAAREVFVGTMAVVYSMGPDVDIEDEGQKSSLLTRMRSEINANTGKPAYNFASGISLLLFYAFAMQCMATIGVVRKETGSWKWTLIQTLFMTGLAYVAALIAYQILK from the coding sequence TTGAGACCTTTTGGACTAAATGGTAAATCTGTAATACCATTGATGTCCGGTGCGGCATGTGCCATTCCAGCGGTAATGGCAGCTAGAAATATTGAAAATCCCAAAGAACGTCTTTTGACCATGTTGGTGACACCATTTATGACATGTTCCGCAAGACTGCCAATATATATAGTTATAATTGGACTGATCATTCCAAATGACAGCTTCTTAGGATTCAATCTGCAAGGTATTACCCTGTTTATCATGTATATCTTGGGGATAGTAGGCGCATTGGCCTCAGCATGGATATTGAACAAGGTGATTAAAAGCATCAGATCATCGTTTTTGATTTTTGAGCTCCCAACCTACAAAATGCCTGATTGGAAAAATGTCATGACCAATGTTTGGGACAAAGCATCAGGTTTCCTTTGGGAAGCAGGTAAGATTATCTTGATGATATCAATCGTGTTATGGGTATTTGGAAACTTTGGACCTAACAGGAAGTTCTATGATGCCGAAGAAATCGTACAACAAGCAAACCCTAACCTTAGTGGTGATGAGTTGGAAATGGAAATCGGATCTTACAAATTAGAGCATTCATTCTTAGGATATATTGGAATGGGAATAGAACCACTGGTACGTCCATTAGGTTATGACTGGAAAATGGGAATTGGGTTGATTTCATCTTTCGCTGCTCGTGAAGTTTTTGTTGGTACCATGGCTGTAGTTTATAGCATGGGGCCTGATGTCGATATTGAAGATGAAGGTCAGAAATCATCTTTGTTGACTCGTATGCGTTCAGAAATTAATGCAAATACAGGTAAACCTGCCTATAATTTTGCTTCAGGAATATCGTTATTATTGTTTTACGCATTTGCAATGCAATGTATGGCGACCATCGGTGTAGTGCGCAAGGAAACAGGTTCATGGAAATGGACTTTAATACAAACCTTGTTCATGACAGGATTGGCATATGTTGCAGCATTAATTGCATATCAAATCTTAAAGTAA
- a CDS encoding MarR family winged helix-turn-helix transcriptional regulator, with translation MPKIEELVKVRQFASPWHRATINIIYTNNWLNVMLEKRAGAKQITLQQFNVLRVLRGQYPDPVTNNLLKERLLTKTPDISRLVDRIVSKGLVSREKNSIDKRAVDLLITDKGLELLQEIENDMMLDDVLPENISVDDCLKLSELLDKFRGVMDDLDY, from the coding sequence ATGCCGAAGATCGAAGAATTGGTTAAAGTGAGGCAATTCGCTAGTCCTTGGCATCGCGCAACGATCAATATTATTTATACAAACAACTGGTTGAACGTGATGCTGGAGAAGAGGGCGGGTGCCAAACAAATCACCCTGCAGCAGTTCAATGTGTTGCGTGTTTTACGTGGGCAGTATCCGGATCCTGTTACAAACAATTTGTTAAAGGAGAGGTTACTCACCAAAACCCCTGATATCAGTAGGTTGGTGGATCGTATCGTAAGCAAAGGCCTTGTGTCTAGGGAAAAGAACAGCATAGACAAGCGCGCTGTTGATCTGTTAATCACAGACAAAGGATTAGAATTGCTTCAAGAAATCGAGAATGACATGATGCTGGACGATGTCCTGCCAGAGAACATTTCTGTAGATGATTGCTTGAAGCTAAGTGAACTATTGGATAAGTTCAGGGGTGTTATGGATGACCTGGATTATTAA
- the asnB gene encoding asparagine synthase B has protein sequence MCGIVGAFELKQPLASLRPQVLEMSKRIRHRGPDWSGIYSSEKALLAHERLAIVDPKSGSQPLYSPDGQVVLAVNGEIYNHQELRNSLPNYQFSTQSDSEVVLALYLEKGQSFVEELNGIFGFALYDAREDSFFIARDQMGIIPLYYGKDEFGQFFVASELKSLEGFCTEIEQFPPGHYLYSKESLEPQRWYKREWESYDAVKDNETDIAKLRKGLEDAVHHQLMSDVPYGVLLSGGLDSSVIAAITKKFASKRIESNDQEDAWYPQLHSFAVGLVGSPDLVAAQKAADHIGTIHHEVNFTIQEGLDAIRDVIYHLETYDVTTIRASTPMYLLARVIKSMGIKMVLSGEGSDELFGGYLYFHKAPNAKEFHEETVRKLKKLYLYDCLRANKSLAAWGVEGRVPFLDKEFMDIAMTINPEDKMIRDGRMEKWVVRKAFEDYLPESIAWRQKEQFSDGVGYSWIDTLKAQAEQKVSDTEFETAASRFPINTPKNKEEYLYRSIFESHFPSEAAAKTVPSVKSVACSTPEALAWDASFQNLNDPSGRAVANVHNESYDKKPQTIGA, from the coding sequence ATGTGCGGAATTGTCGGAGCATTTGAACTGAAACAACCCTTAGCATCCTTAAGGCCACAGGTCTTGGAAATGTCTAAACGTATTCGTCATCGCGGACCAGATTGGTCGGGGATTTACAGCTCAGAAAAGGCTTTGTTAGCTCATGAGCGTTTAGCTATTGTGGATCCAAAATCAGGAAGTCAACCATTATACAGTCCAGATGGGCAGGTTGTTCTTGCAGTAAATGGCGAGATCTATAATCATCAAGAGTTGCGAAATTCATTGCCGAATTATCAATTTTCGACACAATCTGATTCAGAGGTTGTATTAGCATTATATCTTGAAAAAGGCCAGAGTTTCGTTGAAGAGTTGAATGGGATCTTTGGATTTGCTTTATATGATGCTCGTGAGGATTCATTTTTTATTGCGAGGGATCAAATGGGAATTATCCCATTGTACTATGGCAAGGATGAATTTGGTCAATTCTTTGTGGCCTCAGAATTAAAATCATTAGAAGGTTTCTGTACTGAGATTGAGCAGTTTCCTCCAGGACATTATTTATACAGCAAAGAAAGTTTAGAGCCCCAACGTTGGTATAAACGAGAATGGGAAAGTTATGATGCTGTCAAAGACAATGAAACTGATATCGCAAAACTTCGCAAAGGACTTGAAGATGCGGTACATCACCAATTGATGTCTGATGTTCCTTATGGCGTATTGCTTTCAGGGGGTCTTGATTCTTCAGTTATTGCTGCGATTACCAAGAAGTTTGCATCAAAACGTATTGAATCTAATGATCAAGAAGACGCTTGGTATCCACAATTGCATTCTTTTGCCGTGGGATTGGTTGGTTCGCCAGATTTGGTTGCTGCTCAAAAGGCTGCTGATCATATCGGTACAATACACCACGAAGTAAACTTTACCATCCAAGAAGGACTTGATGCGATCAGAGATGTAATCTATCATCTTGAAACTTATGATGTAACTACAATTCGTGCCTCAACGCCAATGTATTTATTGGCAAGAGTAATCAAATCCATGGGTATAAAAATGGTTTTATCAGGCGAGGGTTCAGATGAGTTATTTGGAGGTTATCTTTATTTCCATAAGGCTCCAAACGCGAAAGAATTTCATGAAGAAACAGTTAGGAAGTTGAAAAAGTTATATCTATATGATTGTTTGAGAGCGAATAAATCATTGGCAGCATGGGGTGTTGAAGGTAGAGTTCCATTCTTGGACAAAGAATTCATGGATATTGCTATGACCATCAATCCTGAGGATAAAATGATCAGGGACGGGAGAATGGAGAAATGGGTTGTTCGGAAAGCCTTTGAGGATTATCTTCCGGAATCCATTGCTTGGAGACAAAAGGAGCAATTTTCTGACGGCGTTGGTTATTCATGGATCGATACACTAAAGGCGCAAGCTGAGCAAAAAGTATCAGATACTGAGTTTGAAACTGCTGCTTCACGTTTTCCTATCAACACACCAAAAAACAAAGAAGAATATTTATATAGAAGTATTTTTGAGTCGCATTTTCCTTCGGAAGCCGCGGCTAAAACCGTGCCTTCAGTTAAATCTGTGGCATGTAGTACTCCTGAGGCATTGGCATGGGATGCCTCTTTTCAAAACCTGAATGATCCATCGGGTCGTGCAGTAGCAAATGTCCATAACGAAAGTTATGACAAAAAACCCCAAACAATAGGGGCTTAA
- the glmM gene encoding phosphoglucosamine mutase → MALIKSISGIRGTIGGKPGDNLTPVDIVKFTAAYGKIITENAENKTIVVGRDARISGEMVSNLVIGTLQSIGVNVIDLGLSTTPTVEIAVPKLNAAGGIILTASHNPGQWNALKLLNSKGEFIDDAKGKEVLELGERLNFDFSEVDQLGTVTKDDSFLQKHIEDVLALEFVDVEAIKNANFKVAVDAVNSTGGTFIPELLKALGVETIYKIHCEPNGHFPHNPEPLKEHLTDLSKAVLDNGADLGIAVDPDVDRLVFMMEDGELFGEEYTLVAVSDFILGQKKGNTVSNLSSTRALRDVTEKHGGEYFAAAVGEVNVVTKMKEVDAVIGGEGNGGVIYPASHYGRDSLVGVALFLTHLAKLGKKVTEYRAELPQYFMSKNKITLTPELDIDNLLAKMQEKYAHENHSTIDGLKIDFPNEWVHLRKSNTEPIIRIYSEGPTPEAAESIAQKS, encoded by the coding sequence ATGGCATTAATAAAATCTATTTCAGGAATTCGGGGTACCATAGGCGGTAAACCAGGTGATAATCTAACACCTGTTGACATTGTTAAATTTACTGCTGCTTACGGAAAAATCATTACAGAAAATGCGGAAAATAAAACTATTGTCGTAGGTAGAGATGCCCGTATCTCTGGAGAGATGGTTTCAAACTTAGTTATCGGTACACTTCAGAGCATTGGGGTAAATGTTATCGATTTAGGATTGTCGACTACACCTACTGTTGAGATCGCGGTTCCAAAATTAAATGCTGCGGGAGGGATTATTTTAACTGCATCCCACAACCCTGGACAATGGAATGCTCTAAAGTTACTGAACAGTAAAGGAGAGTTCATTGATGATGCTAAAGGCAAGGAAGTCCTTGAATTAGGTGAGCGTTTGAATTTTGATTTTTCGGAGGTTGATCAATTAGGGACTGTAACCAAAGATGATTCATTTCTTCAGAAACATATCGAGGATGTTTTGGCATTGGAATTTGTCGATGTTGAGGCTATTAAAAACGCAAACTTTAAAGTTGCAGTTGATGCAGTAAATAGTACTGGTGGTACTTTTATTCCAGAATTATTAAAAGCACTGGGTGTTGAAACAATTTATAAAATACATTGTGAGCCTAATGGTCATTTTCCTCATAATCCTGAACCTTTAAAAGAACATTTAACAGATTTATCAAAGGCCGTATTAGATAATGGTGCCGATCTGGGTATTGCTGTTGATCCGGATGTGGATCGCTTAGTTTTTATGATGGAAGACGGCGAGTTGTTTGGAGAGGAATATACTTTAGTAGCTGTTTCTGATTTTATCTTAGGTCAGAAAAAGGGCAATACGGTTTCCAATCTTAGTTCGACCCGAGCATTGAGAGATGTTACGGAGAAACATGGTGGTGAATATTTCGCAGCTGCAGTAGGAGAGGTCAATGTCGTTACTAAGATGAAAGAAGTAGATGCAGTAATTGGTGGCGAAGGTAATGGTGGCGTTATTTATCCAGCCTCACATTATGGTCGTGATTCTTTAGTTGGTGTTGCTTTATTTCTAACACATTTAGCTAAACTTGGAAAAAAAGTAACTGAATACCGTGCTGAACTTCCTCAATATTTTATGTCGAAAAATAAGATCACCCTTACTCCTGAATTGGACATCGATAATCTATTGGCAAAGATGCAGGAAAAATATGCTCATGAAAACCATTCGACCATTGATGGTTTGAAAATAGATTTTCCGAATGAATGGGTTCACCTTAGGAAATCAAATACGGAGCCTATTATCCGAATCTACTCTGAAGGTCCTACTCCAGAAGCAGCAGAATCCATTGCTCAAAAATCATGA
- a CDS encoding FeoA family protein, translated as MPNNISLDKLKIGDIAKINAIQSNEIPAKFYELGFYPGSVIEVKHKAPLNGPICVNVVENNALIAIRKSEAKLITAVII; from the coding sequence ATGCCGAATAATATTAGCCTCGATAAATTAAAAATCGGAGACATCGCTAAGATTAATGCTATCCAGTCAAATGAAATCCCCGCAAAATTCTATGAATTGGGCTTCTACCCAGGCTCCGTCATTGAAGTTAAGCACAAAGCCCCATTAAACGGCCCAATTTGCGTTAATGTAGTGGAAAACAACGCACTAATCGCAATCAGAAAATCTGAAGCAAAACTTATCACAGCAGTAATTATATAA
- a CDS encoding lysoplasmalogenase codes for MKQYKLHIAFFALALLHLYAVFANFPNLRFFTKPLICLALIFLLYKGTGLKKNIDKIIAVGLFFGCLGDTFLMFQDKFVFGLASFLIGHILYVIAFMKQTSPRLLVKHKGYILVVGVLATYSYYLFSVLEPSLGPLKIPVILYIITIALMAIFAFTRKHTVSLWSFIITFIAALLFIVSDSILAVDKFVAYVANSGLMIMSTYIIAQYGITLGAIIESKKNRL; via the coding sequence ATGAAGCAGTACAAACTACATATCGCATTTTTTGCCCTTGCACTGCTTCATCTATATGCCGTTTTTGCAAACTTTCCAAACCTCAGATTCTTTACTAAACCATTGATCTGCCTAGCGTTGATCTTCCTTTTATATAAAGGGACAGGGTTAAAGAAGAATATTGATAAAATTATTGCAGTAGGATTATTTTTCGGTTGTTTGGGAGATACCTTCCTGATGTTTCAGGATAAATTTGTATTTGGCTTGGCCTCCTTTCTCATTGGTCATATTCTCTATGTTATTGCTTTCATGAAACAAACAAGCCCTAGACTATTGGTTAAACATAAAGGTTATATTTTGGTGGTAGGAGTTCTTGCAACTTATTCATATTATTTATTTTCTGTCTTGGAGCCTAGTCTGGGACCATTGAAAATCCCTGTAATCCTATACATTATAACCATTGCCTTAATGGCAATATTTGCATTTACAAGGAAACATACTGTGAGTTTATGGAGCTTTATCATAACATTTATTGCTGCCTTATTATTTATTGTCTCCGACTCCATATTGGCGGTTGACAAGTTCGTAGCCTATGTCGCCAATTCTGGATTGATGATTATGTCCACCTATATCATAGCTCAATATGGAATTACGTTGGGAGCAATTATTGAAAGCAAAAAAAATAGGCTGTAA
- a CDS encoding FeoB small GTPase domain-containing protein, with amino-acid sequence MENPNIVLLGNPNVGKTSLFNRLTKLNQKVGNYPGITVEKREGSLKANNKTYHIIDLPGTYTLFPNSLDEEIVFKVLSEKENKLTPDLTVVVAEPSTIKRGIILYQQARELGLPAIFVVNMIDEADSKGVHIDFPRLEAYLKTKVYQTNARTGKGLDKLISSLDEKPAIYIGNFQIPEKYTAALDEAKKLFPLATEYLTWQYLAQENVSYIPADKQNALKAIRDKYQLDTHEMQKNRIPHKAR; translated from the coding sequence ATGGAAAACCCTAATATTGTCCTGCTTGGTAACCCCAATGTAGGTAAAACCTCTCTATTCAATAGACTTACTAAATTAAACCAAAAAGTAGGTAACTACCCCGGTATTACAGTCGAAAAAAGAGAAGGTTCTCTGAAAGCAAATAACAAAACCTATCATATTATTGATCTCCCAGGAACTTATACCTTATTTCCAAATTCCCTCGATGAAGAAATAGTATTTAAGGTATTAAGTGAAAAGGAAAACAAGTTGACGCCAGACTTAACAGTCGTGGTTGCTGAACCTTCTACCATTAAAAGAGGGATAATCCTATATCAACAGGCGAGAGAACTGGGTTTACCAGCAATATTTGTGGTCAATATGATCGATGAAGCAGATAGCAAAGGCGTACATATCGACTTCCCAAGATTAGAAGCTTATCTGAAAACAAAAGTTTATCAAACTAATGCCCGAACAGGAAAAGGTTTGGATAAACTTATCTCTTCATTGGACGAAAAACCAGCGATTTATATCGGTAATTTCCAAATTCCAGAGAAATATACTGCGGCATTGGATGAAGCTAAAAAATTATTTCCTTTAGCTACTGAATACCTTACTTGGCAATACTTAGCTCAGGAAAATGTTTCCTATATCCCCGCTGATAAACAAAATGCATTAAAAGCAATCCGTGACAAATATCAGTTGGATACGCATGAAATGCAAAAAAACAGAATCCCTCATAAGGCACGATAA